From Corvus cornix cornix isolate S_Up_H32 chromosome 1A, ASM73873v5, whole genome shotgun sequence, a single genomic window includes:
- the DRAM1 gene encoding DNA damage-regulated autophagy modulator protein 1, with translation MPRAGQLPAMLCCMPGVAFVPALLVSWSSAAFIISYVIAVLAGHIEPLVPYISDTGTKPPESGVFGFMINISALLAAITMYIRYLLTEKQNETSHFVRSSCNMFTLCIGLMGCTGMGIVATFQELAVPSVHDIGALVAFGSGVVYITLQSIISYKSCPRWNTYFVCHIRMAISVISCIAFIPMIVFASKISMTKIDWTPGEKDYTYHFMSAICEWTVAFGFIFFFLTFIRDFQGFSLRISTEIHEDC, from the exons ATGCCCCGGGCGGGGCAGCTGCCGGCGATGCTGTGCTGCATGCCCGGCGTGGCTTTCGTCCCCGCTTTGCTCGTCAGCTGGTCCTCGGCCGCCTTCATCATCTCCTATGTGATCGCCGTGCTGGCAGGGCACATCGAGCCCCTCGTCCCCTACATCAG CGACACTGGAACTAAACCTCCAGAGAGTGGTGTCTTCGGTTTTATGATTAATATTTCAGCCCTTTTAG ctgcaatTACAATGTACATCAGATATTTATtaacagagaagcaaaatgagACATCACACTTTGTTAGGTCTTCATGCAATATGTTTACATTATGTATTGGATTGATGGGCTGCACTGGAATGGGCATAGTTGCAACTTTTCAG GAGCTGGCTGTTCCCAGTGTCCATGACATAGGAGCTTTGGTGGCATTTGGCTCGGGTGTTGTATACATTACACTTCAGTCCATAATCTCTTACAAGTCCTGCCCACGATGGAACACTTACTTTGTGTGTCACATAAGGATGGCCATATCTGTAATATCATGCATTGCTTTCATTCCCA TGATTGTGTTCGCTTCAAAAATTTCCATGACAAAAATTGATTGGACCCCAGGTGAAAAG GATTATACTTACCACTTTATGAGTGCAATCTGTGAATGGACGGTGGCCTTTGGTTTCATCTTCTTCTTTTTAACATTCATTAGAGATTTTCAG ggaTTTTCTTTAAGGATATCAACAGAAATACATGAAGACTGCTGA